The following are encoded in a window of Sphaerisporangium siamense genomic DNA:
- a CDS encoding helicase HerA domain-containing protein: MNGEERRALAALRFNYAEVADDVWRRSEFHVDGLHRATVQALVDGMTEAGESVTASPIGVVVQGQRGSGKTHLVGWVRERIQQEGGYFFLVSLLDTRDFWDSVLVSMLDSLARDLDADNQLRSFLRQLSSRVGMPRVDRLQLFGHAPLTRPILDAFIDALRRFDDRVGRDTQDTARALVLLASDDFHAQDVGTSYLSSQPEEEPGERADWGIRESKKSPQEIVKDVFRLLAVIGPSVIAVDQVDALIAQSSIATKAAAEYDWRNALVIEQIAGGLMSLRENTSRTLTVLSCLPASWALIKTVAVDSVRDRFRESIPLQSVPSAKIGRDLIEKRLAKRYRAIGFRPPYPTWPVKESAFENAPDFTVRQLLIKIDEHVRNCLVGDEIRELEHLTGESGPVADRTVPVIDTSALEALDARFAALKDAAETGPALDPRSEDAVMPALLSAGLAAWIAGYGDAGRELGQDAPPSGKPSLHARLRRSLDESTEDEAHWAFRAIAAGHPIAVLNRLRAASVAAGLNSGASRRRLFVLRNDEWSGGPRTREAVAEFERLGGRVLPVGTEDLRTLAALKALMAENAPELPTWLVARKPAAEVRLLNEALSDVWTVPEAGVEEAESAGVTGGADVDAVETDGQVPVKPVKRGGLGPGGAAALNAVRGLDIVGGGSVTGNEEEAAGEGAPAVTRVTETVGRDGLSDEAVETLVVQAGEAGEGSEEARAVHFEEVAGRAVTETAITVGKGLSDEAVIVELEALRKHTVIFAGSGSGKTVLIRRVVEECALRGVSAIVLDPNNDLARLGDAWPENPPQWGPGDAGKAKEYLDATDVVVWTPGRDAGRPLTFQPLPDFTGVVDDPDEFREAVGTAVESLAPRARLTGNNTRAHRGMAVLREALTYYARRGRVTLKGFTEVLAALPEGVSELRDAQKLAADIAENLHAATVNDPLFGGEGTPVDPGVLLTPAAGKRARVSVINLAGLPSDGQRQGFVNQLQMALFSWIKRNPAGDRPLGGLFVMDEAQTFAPSGAMTACTHSTLALASQARKYGLGLVFATQSPRGLHNRIPGNAATQFFGLLNAPVQIEAAKELARAKGGAVADVAHLGAGEFYAALEGGGFRKVRTSLCLSHHPKSALTTDEVIARARRPLER; the protein is encoded by the coding sequence ATGAACGGTGAGGAGCGGCGCGCCCTGGCGGCCCTGCGCTTCAACTACGCGGAGGTCGCGGACGACGTCTGGCGCCGGTCGGAGTTCCACGTGGACGGCCTGCACCGGGCGACTGTCCAGGCGCTCGTGGACGGCATGACGGAGGCGGGCGAGAGCGTCACCGCCAGCCCGATCGGCGTCGTGGTCCAAGGACAGCGCGGCTCCGGGAAGACGCACCTGGTCGGCTGGGTGCGGGAGAGGATTCAGCAGGAGGGCGGCTATTTCTTCCTCGTCAGCCTTCTGGACACCCGGGATTTCTGGGATAGCGTGCTCGTGTCGATGCTGGACAGCCTGGCGCGTGACTTGGACGCCGACAACCAGCTCAGATCGTTCCTGAGACAACTCTCGTCACGTGTCGGCATGCCGCGCGTGGACCGGCTCCAGTTGTTCGGCCACGCCCCGTTGACGAGGCCGATACTGGACGCCTTCATCGATGCGTTGCGCCGATTCGACGACAGGGTGGGCCGCGACACGCAGGACACCGCGCGGGCTCTTGTGCTGCTCGCGTCCGACGACTTCCACGCGCAGGACGTCGGCACCTCCTACCTGTCCTCCCAGCCGGAGGAGGAGCCGGGTGAACGGGCGGACTGGGGAATCAGAGAATCGAAGAAGTCTCCGCAGGAAATCGTCAAGGACGTGTTCCGCCTGCTGGCCGTCATCGGGCCATCGGTGATCGCCGTCGATCAGGTCGACGCCCTGATCGCGCAATCCTCCATCGCCACCAAGGCCGCGGCGGAATATGACTGGCGTAACGCTCTGGTGATCGAGCAGATAGCCGGTGGCCTGATGTCCCTGCGCGAGAACACGAGCCGGACGTTGACGGTGCTCTCCTGCCTGCCGGCCTCATGGGCGCTCATCAAGACAGTGGCCGTGGACAGCGTGCGCGACCGGTTCCGTGAGAGCATTCCCCTCCAGTCCGTCCCGAGTGCCAAGATCGGGCGGGATCTGATCGAGAAGCGGCTCGCGAAGCGGTACCGGGCGATCGGTTTCCGTCCTCCGTATCCGACATGGCCGGTGAAAGAGTCCGCCTTCGAGAACGCGCCCGACTTCACCGTGCGGCAGCTTCTCATAAAGATCGACGAGCATGTCAGGAACTGTCTCGTCGGCGACGAGATTCGTGAGCTGGAGCATCTCACCGGTGAATCCGGCCCGGTGGCCGACCGCACTGTCCCCGTGATCGACACCTCGGCGCTGGAGGCACTGGACGCGCGGTTCGCGGCCCTGAAGGACGCCGCGGAGACCGGCCCGGCCCTCGATCCGCGGAGCGAGGACGCGGTGATGCCCGCGCTGCTGTCCGCCGGGCTCGCCGCCTGGATCGCCGGGTACGGCGACGCCGGGAGGGAACTCGGCCAGGACGCGCCGCCGAGTGGCAAGCCCTCCCTGCACGCGCGGCTGCGGCGGAGCCTGGACGAGTCCACGGAGGACGAGGCGCACTGGGCGTTCCGCGCCATCGCCGCCGGGCATCCGATCGCCGTGCTCAACCGCCTGCGCGCCGCCTCGGTGGCCGCCGGCCTCAACTCGGGGGCCTCGCGGCGACGGCTGTTCGTCCTGCGCAACGACGAATGGTCCGGCGGGCCCCGTACCCGCGAGGCGGTCGCGGAGTTCGAGCGGCTGGGCGGCAGGGTCCTGCCTGTCGGGACGGAGGATCTGAGGACCCTCGCGGCGCTCAAGGCGTTGATGGCGGAGAACGCGCCGGAGTTGCCGACGTGGCTTGTCGCGCGCAAGCCGGCCGCCGAGGTGAGGCTGCTGAACGAGGCGCTTTCCGATGTCTGGACCGTTCCTGAGGCAGGGGTGGAGGAAGCGGAGTCCGCAGGCGTAACCGGTGGGGCGGACGTCGATGCGGTGGAGACGGACGGGCAGGTCCCGGTGAAGCCCGTCAAACGCGGAGGTCTCGGACCAGGAGGCGCTGCGGCGCTGAACGCCGTCCGGGGACTGGACATCGTCGGCGGCGGAAGCGTCACCGGCAACGAGGAGGAGGCCGCAGGTGAGGGGGCTCCAGCGGTCACCCGCGTGACCGAGACGGTGGGGCGCGACGGTCTTTCTGATGAAGCGGTCGAGACCCTCGTAGTCCAGGCGGGCGAGGCAGGCGAGGGGAGCGAGGAGGCTCGGGCCGTCCACTTCGAGGAGGTCGCCGGGCGTGCGGTCACGGAGACGGCGATCACGGTCGGGAAGGGGCTTTCCGATGAGGCGGTGATCGTAGAGCTGGAGGCGTTGCGGAAGCACACGGTGATCTTCGCGGGGTCGGGGTCGGGGAAGACGGTGTTGATTCGGCGCGTGGTCGAGGAGTGTGCGCTGCGCGGCGTGTCGGCGATCGTGCTGGATCCGAACAACGACCTGGCCAGGCTTGGGGACGCCTGGCCGGAGAACCCTCCGCAGTGGGGGCCCGGGGACGCCGGGAAGGCCAAGGAGTACCTCGACGCGACCGATGTCGTGGTGTGGACGCCGGGGCGGGACGCGGGGCGTCCGCTCACCTTCCAGCCGTTGCCCGACTTCACCGGCGTCGTGGACGACCCGGACGAGTTCCGTGAGGCGGTCGGCACGGCGGTGGAGTCGCTGGCTCCGCGTGCGAGGCTGACCGGCAACAACACCAGGGCCCACCGGGGCATGGCCGTGCTGAGGGAGGCCCTGACGTACTACGCGCGGCGCGGCCGGGTGACGCTGAAGGGGTTCACCGAGGTGCTGGCGGCCCTGCCGGAGGGCGTGAGCGAGCTGCGCGACGCGCAGAAGCTGGCCGCGGACATCGCCGAGAACCTGCACGCGGCGACGGTGAACGATCCCTTGTTCGGCGGGGAGGGCACGCCGGTGGATCCGGGGGTGCTGCTGACGCCGGCCGCGGGTAAGCGGGCGCGGGTGTCGGTGATCAACCTGGCGGGGCTGCCGTCCGACGGGCAGCGGCAGGGGTTCGTCAACCAGCTCCAGATGGCCCTGTTCTCGTGGATCAAGCGCAACCCGGCGGGGGACCGCCCGCTCGGCGGCCTGTTCGTCATGGACGAGGCGCAGACGTTCGCGCCGTCGGGGGCGATGACCGCCTGCACGCACAGCACGCTGGCGCTGGCGTCCCAGGCGCGCAAGTACGGGCTCGGGCTGGTGTTCGCGACGCAGTCGCCCCGGGGGTTGCACAACAGGATCCCGGGGAACGCGGCGACGCAGTTCTTCGGCCTGCTGAACGCCCCGGTGCAGATCGAGGCGGCCAAGGAACTGGCCAGGGCGAAGGGCGGCGCCGTCGCCGACGTCGCGCACCTCGGCGCGGGGGAGTTCTACGCGGCCCTGGAGGGCGGCGGCTTCCGCAAGGTGCGCACCTCGCTGTGCCTGAGCCACCACCCGAAGAGCGCGCTCACCACCGACGAGGTCATCGCCAGGGCACGACGACCGCTGGAGCGCTGA
- a CDS encoding MauE/DoxX family redox-associated membrane protein, translating into MRYLARPHQIPPRVAVGAYFLDSGLSKFDADEGTAEGVHGMAVRAYPFLGKVDPMLFTRALSITEMALGAALLVPVVPSVVAGAALAGFAGGLIGLYLRTPGMTRPGGVRPSDQGKAVAKDVWLLGIGLGLVVDECVHECAGRGAA; encoded by the coding sequence ATGCGATACCTCGCACGTCCCCACCAGATCCCCCCGAGAGTCGCCGTGGGCGCGTACTTCCTGGATTCGGGCCTGTCGAAGTTCGACGCCGACGAGGGGACGGCCGAGGGAGTGCACGGCATGGCCGTGCGCGCCTATCCCTTCCTCGGCAAGGTGGACCCGATGCTGTTCACCCGGGCGCTGTCGATCACCGAGATGGCCCTCGGGGCGGCGCTGCTGGTGCCGGTGGTGCCCTCGGTCGTGGCGGGGGCCGCGCTCGCGGGCTTCGCCGGGGGGCTGATCGGCCTCTACCTGCGCACGCCGGGCATGACCCGCCCGGGCGGGGTGCGGCCGAGCGACCAGGGCAAGGCCGTCGCCAAGGACGTCTGGCTGCTCGGCATCGGCCTCGGCCTGGTCGTCGACGAGTGCGTCCACGAATGCGCCGGCCGAGGGGCCGCGTGA
- a CDS encoding MurR/RpiR family transcriptional regulator: MIDPEGSTPENLVARVRAVLPSLTPSAQIIARLILDDPATVARSTITELSATSATSEATIVRTARALGFSGYAQLRLALAAAAATTRQGPDRLVPGDLAPDDPLSDVIAKVTRAEAQALEDTAAQLSPELLGEVVAAITAARRVDVYGVAASGLVALDMAQKLMRIGLSAHGFTDAHLALTSAVLLRPGDVAVGVSTTGETPDVVEPLRRAAKAGATTVAVTNNPRSSLAEVCGHVLISAGRETAFRPGALASRISQLLIVDYVFVGVAQRTAEAANEALRATRDALGAFVSDTRTRGRKGW; encoded by the coding sequence ATGATCGACCCGGAAGGCTCGACCCCGGAGAACCTGGTCGCCCGGGTGCGGGCCGTGCTTCCCTCGCTGACCCCCTCGGCGCAGATCATCGCCCGGCTGATCCTCGACGACCCGGCGACGGTCGCGCGCAGCACGATCACCGAGCTCAGCGCCACCTCGGCCACCAGCGAGGCGACGATCGTGCGCACCGCGCGCGCCCTCGGCTTCTCCGGCTACGCCCAGTTGCGGCTGGCGCTGGCCGCCGCGGCCGCCACGACGCGGCAGGGGCCCGACCGCCTGGTGCCCGGCGACCTCGCCCCGGACGACCCCCTGTCCGACGTGATCGCCAAGGTGACGCGGGCCGAGGCGCAGGCGCTGGAGGACACCGCGGCGCAGCTCTCCCCCGAGCTGCTCGGCGAGGTGGTGGCGGCCATCACCGCCGCGCGGCGCGTCGACGTGTACGGGGTCGCGGCCTCCGGGCTGGTGGCCCTCGACATGGCGCAGAAGCTGATGCGCATCGGGCTGTCGGCGCACGGGTTCACCGACGCCCATCTGGCGCTGACCAGCGCCGTCCTGCTGAGGCCCGGCGACGTCGCGGTCGGGGTGAGCACCACGGGCGAGACGCCGGACGTGGTGGAGCCGCTGCGGCGCGCGGCCAAGGCGGGCGCGACGACCGTCGCCGTCACCAACAACCCGCGCTCGTCGCTGGCCGAGGTGTGCGGGCACGTGCTGATCTCCGCGGGCCGTGAGACGGCGTTCCGTCCCGGCGCGCTGGCCAGCAGGATCAGCCAGCTGCTGATCGTGGACTACGTGTTCGTCGGCGTGGCGCAGCGGACGGCCGAGGCGGCCAACGAGGCGTTGCGCGCGACCCGCGACGCCCTGGGCGCCTTCGTGTCCGACACGCGGACGCGGGGCCGCAAGGGCTGGTGA
- a CDS encoding glycoside hydrolase family 3 protein, whose amino-acid sequence MPDRSSRRSDLDRLAAAVLQVGFDGTTPPDWVLRELAGGLGGVVLFARNIDGDPADVVRRLREENPEVIVAADEEGGTVTRLEAARGSSWPGNAALGMLDDVARTERTAAEIGRLLAATGVTLDYAPDVDVNADPANPVIGVRSFGADPGLVARHAAAWVTGLQAQGVAACAKHFPGHGDTVTDSHLALPTLHASRELLERRDLPPFRAAVAAGVRAIMCGHLLVPALDPDLTATLSRRVMTDLLREELGFQGLLVTDAIEMKAVSARMSQPEVAVRALAAGADAICVGISSPGGENVAAMREAIAGAVRDGTLPESRLAEAADRVAALVAWTGGGPAGGPGVPLDPEYGVSRLGLESARLALRAVPGEGAVARPVLTRAPVVIEMTARPHQAIGDAPPYGPAEALAARLPGTTRVTLTPDHHAVPPLGGHGDAPPVLVTRDAHRHAWMRRVLAEVLRRRPDAVVIEMGLPGRPCGAVHLATGGDSRVSAIAAAEWLTSG is encoded by the coding sequence ATGCCCGATCGCTCGTCCCGCAGGTCCGATCTCGACCGCCTGGCCGCCGCCGTGCTTCAGGTCGGCTTCGACGGCACCACGCCGCCGGACTGGGTGCTCAGGGAGCTCGCCGGAGGGCTGGGCGGGGTGGTGCTGTTCGCGCGCAACATCGACGGGGACCCCGCGGACGTGGTGCGGCGGCTCCGCGAGGAGAACCCCGAGGTCATCGTGGCCGCTGACGAGGAGGGCGGCACGGTCACCCGCCTGGAGGCGGCCCGCGGCAGCTCGTGGCCGGGCAACGCCGCGCTCGGCATGCTCGACGACGTGGCCAGGACCGAGCGGACCGCCGCCGAGATCGGGCGGCTCCTCGCGGCCACGGGCGTCACGCTCGACTACGCGCCGGACGTGGACGTCAACGCCGACCCCGCCAACCCGGTGATCGGCGTGCGGTCCTTCGGCGCCGATCCCGGCCTGGTCGCCCGGCACGCGGCGGCGTGGGTCACCGGGCTGCAGGCGCAGGGGGTGGCCGCCTGCGCCAAGCACTTCCCCGGCCACGGGGACACCGTGACCGACTCCCATCTGGCCCTGCCGACCCTCCACGCCTCCCGCGAGCTGCTGGAGCGCCGCGACCTGCCCCCCTTCCGCGCGGCCGTGGCCGCGGGAGTCCGGGCGATCATGTGCGGCCACCTGCTGGTGCCGGCCCTGGACCCGGACCTCACCGCCACGCTGAGCCGCCGCGTGATGACGGACCTGCTGCGCGAGGAGCTCGGCTTCCAGGGCCTGCTGGTGACCGACGCGATCGAGATGAAGGCCGTCTCGGCGCGCATGTCGCAGCCGGAGGTGGCCGTGCGCGCGCTCGCCGCGGGCGCCGACGCGATCTGCGTGGGGATCTCCTCCCCCGGAGGCGAGAACGTCGCCGCGATGCGGGAGGCGATCGCGGGCGCCGTCCGCGACGGGACGCTGCCGGAGTCGCGGCTGGCCGAGGCGGCGGACCGCGTGGCCGCGCTGGTGGCCTGGACGGGCGGCGGCCCCGCCGGCGGGCCCGGCGTGCCGCTGGACCCCGAGTACGGGGTGTCGCGGCTCGGCCTGGAGAGCGCCCGGCTGGCGCTGCGCGCCGTGCCGGGCGAGGGGGCCGTGGCGCGGCCGGTGCTGACCCGGGCGCCGGTCGTGATCGAGATGACCGCGCGCCCCCACCAGGCGATCGGCGACGCTCCCCCCTACGGGCCCGCCGAGGCGCTGGCGGCGCGGCTGCCCGGCACGACCCGCGTGACGCTGACCCCCGACCACCACGCCGTCCCTCCCCTGGGCGGCCACGGGGACGCGCCGCCGGTCCTCGTCACGCGGGACGCGCACCGGCACGCGTGGATGCGCCGGGTGCTCGCGGAGGTGCTGCGCCGCCGCCCGGACGCCGTGGTGATCGAGATGGGGCTGCCCGGCCGTCCCTGCGGCGCGGTCCACCTGGCCACGGGCGGCGACTCGCGGGTGAGCGCGATCGCCGCCGCCGAGTGGCTCACCTCCGGCTGA